The following are encoded together in the Pedobacter steynii genome:
- a CDS encoding RagB/SusD family nutrient uptake outer membrane protein: MKQNIKYIAVAALAFLSSCTKQLDIIPQGAPSAQNFWKTQEDALKGRNGLYEKYNDENFYGRGMFWFINASDDMVTGRNKPEADNIKNFNKTYLGGGYTESQWSMRYAIIKRANDIIKNVPGISMDESLKKAIIGDAYFNAGLVYFQLAANYGNEKAGVPIVGLDTDPAKAIPRAKNVNENYDYIIQLFEKAAEQLPFFTDMKADDYGRAHKTAAWAYLSKVYLYKKDYANAKKYADMVISSGKHELVLTSFSDVFKASNNWSKEYIWSVVCTPNGGGTGWGSKLPGVMLTNKGWTLYNGWGYYLPTKELYDSYETGDKRREATILKPGDKFMFFGQERSFTKDGGATSDYQFKKYMEPFSYANPIPTHVNPNGDNGTTDLNVPLMRFAEVLLIKAEAAIMLNGAGAGDAELNRIRVRAGLTVKSGMTMTDLKRERRNELAGEWADRHRDLVRWGDAQATYALPLHDSQGREIWASRAFNPQVHDVWAVPQSEIDNSGGVITQNPGW, encoded by the coding sequence ATGAAACAAAATATAAAGTATATAGCCGTAGCTGCACTTGCCTTCTTAAGTTCGTGTACGAAGCAATTGGATATTATCCCTCAAGGCGCTCCATCAGCTCAGAACTTCTGGAAAACCCAGGAAGATGCATTAAAGGGAAGAAACGGATTATATGAGAAATATAATGATGAGAACTTCTATGGAAGGGGGATGTTCTGGTTTATCAATGCCAGCGATGATATGGTGACGGGAAGAAACAAACCCGAAGCCGATAACATTAAGAATTTTAATAAGACTTATCTGGGAGGTGGGTATACGGAAAGCCAGTGGTCCATGCGCTATGCGATCATCAAACGCGCAAATGACATCATTAAAAATGTCCCGGGGATTTCAATGGATGAATCCCTGAAAAAGGCAATCATCGGTGATGCCTATTTTAATGCTGGATTGGTTTATTTTCAATTGGCTGCAAATTATGGAAATGAAAAGGCCGGTGTTCCTATTGTCGGATTGGATACGGATCCGGCAAAGGCAATCCCAAGGGCAAAAAATGTAAATGAAAACTATGATTATATCATTCAGTTGTTTGAAAAAGCCGCAGAGCAGCTGCCGTTTTTTACAGACATGAAAGCGGATGATTATGGAAGAGCGCACAAAACTGCAGCTTGGGCTTATCTGTCAAAAGTTTATCTTTATAAAAAAGATTATGCCAATGCCAAGAAATATGCAGATATGGTGATCAGTTCGGGTAAACATGAGTTGGTTTTAACCAGTTTCTCGGATGTATTTAAGGCCTCTAATAACTGGTCTAAAGAGTACATCTGGTCTGTAGTTTGCACGCCTAACGGAGGTGGTACGGGCTGGGGAAGTAAATTGCCAGGCGTAATGCTCACCAATAAAGGCTGGACCCTGTACAACGGCTGGGGTTATTACCTGCCTACCAAAGAGCTATATGATTCTTATGAAACAGGGGATAAACGTCGCGAAGCAACGATCCTGAAGCCAGGAGATAAGTTCATGTTTTTCGGACAGGAACGTAGCTTTACCAAAGATGGAGGAGCAACCTCAGATTACCAGTTTAAGAAATACATGGAGCCTTTCTCTTATGCAAACCCAATCCCTACACATGTAAATCCTAATGGTGATAATGGTACTACTGATCTGAATGTGCCATTGATGCGTTTTGCAGAGGTATTATTGATCAAGGCTGAAGCTGCGATTATGTTGAATGGTGCCGGAGCTGGTGATGCGGAATTGAACAGAATCAGAGTTCGTGCAGGATTAACAGTCAAAAGTGGGATGACCATGACCGACCTGAAACGCGAACGCCGGAATGAGCTGGCCGGAGAATGGGCCGACCGCCATCGCGATCTGGTAAGGTGGGGAGATGCGCAGGCAACCTATGCTTTGCCATTACACGACTCACAAGGAAGAGAGATCTGGGCTTCCAGGGCATTCAATCCTCAGGTTCATGATGTATGGGCTGTTCCACAAAGCGAAATTGACAATAGTGGCGGAGTAATTACTCAAAATCCAGGCTGGTAA
- a CDS encoding alkaline phosphatase produces the protein MKNIIRCALFAGALFASEAKAQRSLNVNSGHSHNDYHQNIPLLTAYYAGIGSIEADVFLKDGELYVAHDPSEIKTGVTLKKMYLEPLAGFYRQNGNHAYSDSTKRLQLVVDIKKDYVKVLARLIKDLEVYPEVFNSSKNSRAIRIVISGDVPAPADFKNYPDYISFDGRPYTTYTEDQLKRLAMISDDIKNYTPWNGKGNPTTPDLAKLTAVIEKAHQQHKPFRFWATQDSPNTWIVLERLGADWINTDQPDKLKEFYLHRDKLSYTNPVAYPVYTPEYKVDGLQKPVKNVILLIGDGMGLAQIHAGSIANHGQLNMGKIHNIGFSQTAAADAGNTDSAAGGSAMAIGEKTNNRYIGVGPDQKKRTNLVDTLANYGIKSGIISVGDITDATPAVFYAHQTDRSMSSEIAADLLESKVEILVGSNQKSFLKNKDAELMNKLGSKGFKLSTSAADFLKESKGRQLVLLPDSATRPVKDGRGQLLKESLLHSLNMLSANKPGFFVMAEGAQIDYGGHSNDLPYVVTELHDFDKTVEAALRFADQNGETLVVITADHETGGLTLLDASAEKGMISGAFSTNDHTNIMVPVFAYGPGSGEFRGTYPNNELFHKIIKVMDLKNKRKK, from the coding sequence ATGAAAAATATCATACGTTGTGCTTTGTTTGCCGGTGCTTTATTTGCATCGGAAGCAAAGGCACAACGGTCTTTAAACGTTAATTCTGGTCATAGTCATAACGACTATCACCAGAATATTCCGCTGTTGACCGCCTATTATGCAGGCATTGGTTCTATTGAAGCAGATGTATTCCTTAAAGACGGGGAATTGTATGTCGCACATGATCCTTCAGAAATCAAAACCGGGGTAACCTTAAAAAAAATGTATCTGGAGCCATTGGCGGGTTTCTATCGTCAAAATGGAAACCATGCATATTCCGATTCTACAAAGCGCCTGCAACTGGTAGTCGATATTAAAAAGGATTATGTGAAGGTGCTGGCCCGGTTGATTAAGGACCTGGAAGTTTATCCGGAGGTTTTCAACAGCAGTAAAAACTCCAGGGCAATCAGGATCGTGATCAGTGGTGATGTCCCTGCACCGGCCGATTTTAAAAATTATCCGGATTATATTTCTTTTGATGGTCGCCCATACACCACATATACGGAGGATCAGCTGAAAAGACTAGCCATGATCAGCGATGATATTAAGAACTATACACCCTGGAATGGAAAGGGAAATCCAACTACTCCGGATCTGGCTAAACTAACGGCAGTAATCGAAAAGGCCCATCAACAACATAAACCTTTTCGGTTTTGGGCTACACAGGATAGTCCCAATACCTGGATTGTCCTGGAAAGGTTGGGTGCTGACTGGATCAATACGGATCAGCCGGATAAATTAAAGGAGTTTTACCTGCATCGGGATAAGCTCAGCTATACCAATCCGGTTGCTTACCCGGTTTATACGCCGGAATATAAAGTTGATGGATTACAAAAACCGGTTAAAAATGTCATTCTGCTTATTGGAGATGGAATGGGGCTTGCACAAATTCATGCAGGCAGTATTGCCAATCACGGACAGCTGAATATGGGGAAGATCCATAACATCGGTTTTTCTCAGACGGCTGCGGCAGATGCCGGAAATACAGATTCTGCCGCCGGTGGCTCCGCAATGGCTATCGGTGAAAAAACAAACAACCGGTATATAGGGGTAGGGCCAGATCAAAAGAAACGAACAAATCTGGTGGATACCCTGGCCAATTATGGCATTAAAAGTGGAATCATCAGTGTCGGAGATATTACTGATGCAACCCCGGCTGTATTTTATGCACACCAGACAGACCGTTCAATGAGTTCTGAAATTGCTGCAGACCTGCTGGAAAGCAAGGTAGAAATACTGGTTGGTTCGAATCAAAAGAGCTTTTTGAAAAACAAAGATGCAGAGTTGATGAACAAACTGGGCAGTAAAGGGTTTAAGCTGAGTACGAGTGCGGCAGATTTCTTAAAGGAAAGCAAAGGCCGTCAACTGGTCCTGCTACCGGATAGCGCAACCCGTCCGGTTAAAGATGGACGCGGCCAATTGTTGAAGGAATCATTATTGCACAGCCTGAATATGCTGTCTGCAAATAAGCCCGGCTTTTTTGTGATGGCTGAAGGTGCACAAATCGATTACGGAGGGCATAGCAATGACCTGCCTTATGTGGTTACTGAACTTCATGATTTCGACAAGACAGTGGAGGCAGCTTTGCGTTTCGCTGATCAGAATGGAGAAACGTTGGTGGTCATTACTGCAGATCATGAAACGGGAGGTTTAACCCTGCTGGATGCATCCGCAGAAAAAGGGATGATCAGTGGTGCTTTTAGTACGAACGACCACACCAATATTATGGTTCCGGTATTTGCCTATGGACCAGGCTCAGGAGAGTTCCGGGGCACTTATCCTAACAATGAACTTTTTCATAAGATCATTAAAGTGATGGACCTGAAGAATAAACGTAAAAAATAG
- a CDS encoding PhoH family protein produces the protein MSKSILNREPLKKKIFVLDTSVILYDHNAFNNFQEHDVAIPIQVLEELDNMKNGNETRNAEARSFIRLMDAASADQIINKWIPLKGSKRGHFKVVMDNKPAHWDAEAIFGAGKFDHRILNAALSLKEEFPEKKIVLVSKDICLRLKAKSLDLYAEDYETGKIKNVEELYTGKTTLTNVSTTVLDELKAEGSTTTIDLELAPETGNHFYILKSKRKPVTAYHDVKAGTLTTVKPQQVFNIAPRNEEQSMAIHALLNPAVKLVTIQGKAGTGKTLLAIASALEQRKDYRQIYVTRPIVALSNKDIGFLPGDAKSKIDPYMAPIWDNLRFIKEQYNDDPKTQAKIDEFVSTEKIVIAPLAYIRGRTLTKIFFIVDEAQNLTPHEIKTIISRAGEETKIIFTGDIYQIDTPYLDAESNGLSYLIESAKNHPLYAHITLDKGERSELANLANDLL, from the coding sequence ATGAGTAAATCTATCCTAAATCGCGAGCCCCTCAAAAAAAAGATCTTTGTACTTGATACCTCGGTTATCCTATACGATCACAATGCTTTCAATAATTTTCAGGAACATGATGTAGCCATTCCGATCCAGGTACTGGAGGAACTGGACAACATGAAAAATGGAAATGAGACACGTAATGCAGAAGCGAGAAGCTTTATCCGTTTGATGGATGCTGCTTCAGCAGACCAGATCATCAACAAATGGATTCCCCTGAAAGGAAGTAAACGAGGGCATTTTAAAGTGGTGATGGACAATAAGCCTGCACATTGGGATGCAGAGGCAATTTTTGGTGCCGGGAAATTTGACCACCGCATTTTGAATGCAGCCTTAAGTCTGAAGGAAGAATTTCCGGAGAAAAAGATTGTCCTGGTATCTAAAGATATTTGTTTGCGTTTAAAGGCCAAGTCGCTGGATTTGTATGCGGAGGATTATGAAACCGGAAAGATCAAAAATGTAGAGGAGCTGTATACCGGAAAGACCACTCTGACGAATGTTTCTACAACAGTACTCGATGAGTTAAAAGCGGAGGGAAGTACAACGACTATTGACCTGGAGCTTGCTCCGGAAACGGGCAATCATTTTTATATCCTGAAAAGCAAACGTAAACCGGTCACCGCTTACCATGATGTTAAAGCCGGTACGCTGACAACGGTAAAACCTCAGCAGGTATTTAACATTGCCCCGAGAAATGAGGAGCAAAGTATGGCGATCCATGCCTTGCTGAATCCTGCGGTAAAACTGGTGACCATTCAGGGAAAAGCCGGTACAGGAAAAACCTTGCTAGCAATTGCCAGCGCATTGGAACAACGTAAAGACTACCGGCAGATCTACGTAACCCGACCTATCGTGGCCCTGAGCAATAAAGATATCGGTTTCTTACCAGGCGATGCGAAATCAAAGATTGACCCTTATATGGCCCCGATCTGGGACAACCTGCGTTTTATTAAGGAGCAGTACAATGATGATCCGAAAACCCAGGCTAAGATCGATGAATTTGTCAGCACCGAAAAGATCGTGATCGCTCCGCTGGCTTATATCCGTGGCCGGACGCTCACCAAGATATTTTTCATCGTAGACGAAGCGCAGAACTTAACGCCTCATGAAATTAAAACGATCATTTCCAGGGCAGGAGAGGAGACTAAAATTATCTTTACCGGTGATATTTATCAGATCGATACGCCTTATCTCGATGCGGAAAGTAATGGATTGTCTTATTTGATTGAGAGTGCCAAGAACCACCCCTTATATGCTCATATTACCCTGGATAAGGGGGAGCGGAGTGAGCTGGCAAACCTGGCGAACGACTTATTGTAA
- a CDS encoding GIN domain-containing protein, which yields MKTSIKTLFASALTAIVLTSSAFTTFAKDTTPVSAPAAVKFNKVVVTGNAKVVLVQSNSESVTTNDELGANTTVQQKGYTLYINSTESSPATIYVNVKDLQRIEASNTAQVKTRGNFDLAVLQIFLKDGAKANVNAKVGSLYTDMKDQSDLKLSGSSAEHHLVRNEVSKLNLNDFVIAKL from the coding sequence ATGAAAACCTCGATCAAAACCTTATTCGCTTCAGCTTTAACTGCTATCGTTTTAACTTCTTCAGCCTTCACTACTTTCGCTAAAGATACTACACCTGTAAGCGCACCAGCCGCTGTAAAATTCAATAAAGTAGTTGTTACCGGAAATGCTAAAGTGGTATTGGTACAAAGCAATTCAGAAAGCGTTACCACTAACGACGAGCTTGGCGCCAACACTACCGTTCAACAAAAAGGATATACTTTATACATCAACTCTACAGAGAGCAGCCCGGCAACCATTTACGTGAATGTAAAAGACCTGCAAAGAATTGAGGCTTCCAATACTGCCCAGGTAAAAACCCGTGGTAACTTCGACTTAGCCGTTCTTCAGATCTTTTTAAAAGATGGGGCTAAAGCAAATGTAAATGCAAAAGTAGGCAGCCTTTATACCGACATGAAAGATCAGTCTGACCTGAAATTGAGCGGTTCATCAGCAGAACATCACCTGGTAAGAAATGAAGTTTCAAAATTAAATCTGAACGACTTCGTTATTGCCAAACTTTAA
- a CDS encoding prolyl oligopeptidase family serine peptidase, whose protein sequence is MIKQISLLFLLLICLGSKTVFAQQSHQKLITEMGYLLYLPEGYQQDTLKKFPLVLFLHGSGERGNDLEKVKVNGLPKLVEAGKKFPFILVSPQAEEGWESKDLMRLMRSLQKKYRIDEDRLYLTGLSMGGYGSWDMAIKYPGLFAAVVPVCGGGDPSKVWIMRHTPTWVFHGAKDDVVPLRASQEMVDALRPYNPSVKFTVFPEAGHDSWTDTYNTDSLYTWMLSQKRFKYSKVAVDQGILDNYRGIYVNTKGKDTVVISSGPGVLIATVKNRKIEIQPYDQHQFFVQAAEPLDVVFSGKGKKQQFVVNDEEKKVYKMVKKE, encoded by the coding sequence ATGATAAAGCAGATCTCCCTACTCTTTCTCCTTTTAATCTGTTTAGGCAGCAAAACTGTTTTTGCCCAGCAGAGTCATCAAAAACTGATTACAGAAATGGGCTATCTGCTATATCTCCCGGAAGGATACCAGCAGGATACGCTGAAGAAATTTCCTTTGGTATTGTTTCTGCATGGCAGTGGTGAACGGGGAAATGACCTGGAAAAAGTGAAAGTAAATGGTCTGCCTAAACTGGTAGAAGCGGGGAAAAAGTTTCCTTTTATTTTGGTTTCTCCTCAGGCAGAGGAAGGTTGGGAAAGCAAAGACCTGATGCGTTTGATGAGGTCTTTACAAAAGAAATACCGGATAGATGAAGACCGGCTTTACCTTACGGGCCTAAGTATGGGAGGTTATGGCAGCTGGGATATGGCAATTAAATATCCTGGATTGTTTGCAGCCGTTGTCCCGGTTTGTGGTGGTGGAGATCCCTCAAAGGTCTGGATCATGAGACATACGCCAACCTGGGTCTTTCATGGCGCCAAAGATGATGTTGTTCCGTTAAGGGCCAGTCAGGAAATGGTAGATGCATTGCGCCCGTATAACCCCTCTGTTAAATTTACTGTTTTTCCGGAGGCGGGGCACGACAGCTGGACGGATACCTATAATACAGACAGTTTATATACCTGGATGCTCAGCCAGAAACGCTTTAAATATAGCAAAGTTGCAGTTGATCAGGGGATCCTGGACAATTACCGCGGGATCTATGTAAATACTAAAGGGAAGGATACCGTCGTAATCAGCTCTGGCCCCGGTGTGTTGATTGCCACTGTAAAAAATCGAAAAATAGAAATTCAACCCTACGATCAGCATCAGTTTTTTGTCCAGGCCGCCGAGCCGCTGGATGTGGTTTTCTCGGGAAAAGGTAAAAAGCAACAGTTCGTGGTTAATGATGAGGAAAAAAAGGTTTATAAAATGGTGAAAAAAGAATAG
- a CDS encoding DinB family protein encodes MKDYFFNLLEFDYWTNTRLLHAMQNATEIPQRAQDLFNHLLAATRIWRSRLVGEMQDVEVWAHFDMEQWKQELELNRTLLTDFLHAIEEEDLSKKVRYYNTKGVQYETSVSDILTHLIIHSGYHQGQIVSLIKPYLTVAPDLMYITYIREKK; translated from the coding sequence ATGAAGGATTATTTTTTCAATTTGCTGGAGTTTGATTACTGGACCAATACCAGACTTCTCCATGCCATGCAAAACGCAACGGAGATTCCCCAGCGTGCGCAGGATCTGTTTAACCATCTGCTGGCTGCCACGCGTATCTGGAGAAGCCGACTGGTTGGAGAAATGCAGGACGTAGAGGTCTGGGCACATTTCGATATGGAGCAATGGAAACAGGAGCTGGAACTGAACAGAACATTGCTGACTGATTTCCTTCATGCTATTGAGGAGGAGGACCTGAGTAAAAAAGTCCGTTATTACAATACCAAAGGAGTTCAGTACGAGACCAGCGTCTCGGATATACTAACTCACCTCATCATTCATTCAGGATACCATCAGGGCCAGATTGTGAGCCTGATTAAACCGTATCTGACTGTCGCACCGGATTTGATGTACATCACTTATATAAGAGAAAAAAAATGA
- a CDS encoding antibiotic biosynthesis monooxygenase family protein, whose protein sequence is MILEVAVLDVIPSETNSFERDFTSACRIISSMKGYQGHQLQRCLEISSRYLLLVNWDTLEDHTVGFRQSPQYQEWKSLLHKYYDPFPRVEHYEMVLSVKG, encoded by the coding sequence ATGATATTAGAAGTCGCCGTACTGGACGTGATTCCTTCCGAAACAAATTCCTTTGAACGTGACTTTACAAGCGCGTGCCGGATCATCTCTTCGATGAAAGGTTATCAGGGGCATCAGCTGCAACGTTGCCTGGAGATTTCCAGCCGGTATCTTTTGCTGGTCAACTGGGATACTTTAGAAGACCATACTGTAGGATTCAGGCAATCTCCACAATACCAGGAGTGGAAAAGCCTGCTGCATAAGTATTATGATCCTTTCCCCAGGGTGGAGCATTATGAAATGGTCCTTTCGGTAAAAGGATAG
- a CDS encoding ATP-binding protein, with protein MANHVNITSTGIKKVLRLYNEKQALAEYIWNGFDAKADTIRIDYTHNELGTLESLKVSDNGYGINFSHLKDKFNPFYESEKAMEQRIHLHKSTMHGKNGVGRLTFFTFAHHAEWNTVYEEQGIYKNGSIQVAVGGLNNYESVLINENVKTATTGTTVSFSNIQLSKEAIELSIIPYLQAEFCWFLELNKNRGFSIIINGVPLTYQDNIIDYEEGLIFRYPDSNTVFKVKFIQWKESLHKELSKNYFINHKGQEVYKDYTTLNKKADEYYHSVFIESEFFNEFDFSSSDHDAQVKLYSRTKSSSEYKYLIKKINELLRTKRRPFLKEFSNKLIEKYELEGVLPKFEAEEQSKRHDLVETLKVIYEIQPKLFSGLSIDQKKAFVRLIHVLLNSSDRAQLFHVIEGIIELEAEEREELMGFLAI; from the coding sequence ATGGCAAATCATGTAAACATTACTTCTACAGGCATAAAAAAGGTCCTGCGTCTTTATAATGAAAAGCAGGCGCTTGCAGAGTACATCTGGAATGGGTTTGATGCAAAAGCAGACACCATCCGGATTGATTATACTCACAATGAACTGGGAACATTAGAAAGCCTGAAAGTGTCTGATAACGGTTATGGAATAAATTTCTCTCATTTAAAGGATAAGTTTAATCCCTTTTATGAATCGGAAAAAGCCATGGAACAACGCATTCACCTGCATAAATCCACAATGCATGGAAAGAATGGGGTAGGGAGGCTGACCTTTTTTACGTTTGCACATCATGCAGAATGGAACACGGTTTACGAGGAGCAGGGTATTTACAAAAACGGAAGCATTCAGGTGGCAGTTGGCGGACTCAATAATTATGAGTCAGTGCTGATCAACGAGAATGTAAAAACCGCAACAACCGGAACTACTGTTTCTTTTTCAAATATCCAGCTTTCCAAAGAAGCTATAGAGCTCAGCATCATTCCTTATTTACAGGCCGAGTTTTGCTGGTTTCTGGAGCTGAATAAAAACAGGGGATTTTCCATTATCATCAATGGAGTGCCTTTAACTTATCAGGACAATATCATTGATTACGAAGAAGGCCTGATTTTCCGTTATCCGGATAGCAATACCGTATTTAAGGTCAAGTTTATCCAATGGAAAGAATCCCTGCATAAGGAATTATCTAAAAATTACTTCATCAACCACAAAGGACAGGAGGTCTATAAGGACTATACCACGCTGAATAAAAAAGCCGACGAATACTACCACAGTGTGTTCATTGAAAGTGAATTTTTCAATGAGTTTGACTTCAGCAGTTCCGATCATGATGCCCAGGTTAAGCTATACAGCCGTACCAAATCTTCCTCAGAATATAAATACCTGATTAAAAAGATCAATGAGCTGCTGAGAACAAAAAGAAGACCCTTTTTGAAAGAGTTTTCCAATAAACTGATAGAAAAATACGAGCTGGAAGGTGTACTGCCAAAGTTTGAAGCAGAAGAGCAATCCAAAAGACATGATCTGGTGGAAACGTTGAAAGTCATTTATGAAATTCAGCCGAAATTGTTCAGTGGTTTAAGTATCGACCAGAAGAAAGCCTTTGTAAGGCTAATCCACGTGCTTCTTAATTCTTCAGACAGGGCGCAACTGTTCCATGTTATCGAAGGAATTATTGAGCTGGAAGCTGAAGAAAGAGAAGAGCTGATGGGCTTTCTGGCGATATAA
- a CDS encoding gluconate 2-dehydrogenase subunit 3 family protein, producing the protein MERRELLKMIALLTGGVMIGGNALLTGCNQGHNTLKNNFFTEDEIDFLNEVSETILPETGSPGAKAANVGQFMSVMVKDCYEPNDQKAFQEGIKKLDLACEKMHQTGFMKVSPEQRLSLLLSLEKEAKTYQLKKPELEEAERKKNKDFPGLPNHYFIMMKQLTMLGYFTSEAGCTKALRYIAVPGRYEGSVPYKKGDKAWA; encoded by the coding sequence ATGGAAAGAAGAGAACTTTTAAAAATGATTGCCTTACTGACCGGGGGTGTAATGATTGGTGGGAATGCGTTGCTAACCGGCTGTAACCAGGGCCATAACACCCTTAAAAACAATTTTTTTACTGAAGATGAAATTGATTTTTTAAATGAAGTTTCAGAAACCATATTGCCGGAAACTGGCAGCCCCGGAGCAAAAGCAGCCAATGTGGGACAATTTATGTCGGTCATGGTAAAGGATTGCTATGAACCAAATGATCAGAAAGCCTTTCAGGAAGGAATAAAAAAACTAGATCTGGCCTGCGAAAAGATGCATCAGACCGGCTTTATGAAAGTCAGCCCGGAACAGCGGCTTTCCCTATTGCTTTCACTGGAGAAAGAAGCAAAAACATATCAATTAAAAAAACCTGAGCTTGAAGAAGCCGAGCGGAAGAAAAACAAGGACTTTCCGGGTTTACCAAATCACTATTTTATCATGATGAAACAGTTGACAATGCTGGGTTACTTTACCTCTGAAGCAGGTTGCACAAAGGCATTGCGCTACATTGCTGTGCCGGGCAGATATGAAGGCTCGGTTCCCTATAAGAAAGGAGACAAAGCCTGGGCCTGA
- a CDS encoding GMC oxidoreductase, with the protein MEDNTYDAIVVGSGISGGWAAKELCEKGLKVLMLERGGPYDHIKDYKTAQKNPWDFDHRGGTTVEQRKKLPVIHRGWAASESVIDAWANEEDCPYTEIKPFTWWRSYRMGGRSILWGRQSYRLSPMDFEANEKEGIAIPWPIGYQDLAPWYDHVEKFAGISGSKENLPHLPDGHFLPPMELNCVEKDVAARLKKHYQEKRHLIIGRTANLTAAIPGRTKCEFRNRCWEGCPFGGYFSTQSSTLPAAMKTGNLTVRPYSLVTQVLYDQDKKKATGVEVLDTETNKTYEYKSKIVFLCASTLNTAWILFNSATKIWPGGLGSSSGELGHNVMDHHYNIGAQGTVEGYEDQYVYGRRANGFYIPRFVNLSGDKRDYLRGFGYQGGASRQGWGREIAELTMGGNFKDALTEPGQWTIGATAFGEILPYHENKISLDKTRKDKWGLPILAMDAELKENELKMRKDMQEEMKQMFDAVGIKNVSTWDGGHALGHGIHEMGTARMGRDPKTSVLNKWNQIWDCMNVFVTDGACMTSSGCQNPSLTYMALTARAADYAVSELKKNNL; encoded by the coding sequence ATGGAAGACAATACATATGACGCAATTGTAGTTGGCTCTGGTATCAGTGGCGGCTGGGCGGCAAAAGAGCTTTGCGAAAAGGGCCTGAAGGTTTTAATGCTGGAACGCGGCGGGCCTTATGATCATATTAAAGACTATAAAACTGCCCAGAAGAACCCATGGGATTTCGATCACCGGGGAGGGACCACCGTTGAACAAAGGAAAAAACTTCCGGTTATTCATCGTGGATGGGCTGCATCAGAATCGGTAATTGATGCCTGGGCCAATGAAGAAGATTGTCCTTATACGGAGATCAAGCCTTTTACCTGGTGGCGCAGCTACCGCATGGGAGGTCGTTCTATTTTATGGGGAAGACAATCCTATCGCCTGAGCCCGATGGATTTTGAAGCCAACGAAAAAGAAGGCATCGCCATCCCCTGGCCTATCGGTTATCAAGACCTCGCCCCATGGTATGACCATGTGGAGAAATTTGCCGGAATCAGTGGCTCTAAAGAAAATCTTCCCCATCTGCCTGATGGTCACTTCCTGCCTCCTATGGAACTGAATTGTGTAGAAAAGGATGTGGCCGCCCGCTTGAAAAAGCATTACCAGGAAAAACGCCACCTGATTATCGGAAGAACAGCAAACCTCACTGCCGCAATTCCCGGAAGGACAAAATGTGAATTTAGAAACCGTTGCTGGGAAGGCTGTCCATTTGGTGGTTATTTCAGTACCCAATCTTCCACCCTGCCTGCGGCAATGAAAACAGGAAACCTCACCGTAAGACCATACTCCTTAGTTACACAGGTTTTATATGACCAGGACAAAAAGAAAGCAACCGGTGTAGAGGTTTTAGACACGGAAACCAATAAAACATACGAGTATAAAAGTAAAATTGTCTTTTTATGCGCTTCTACTTTAAATACGGCCTGGATTTTATTCAATTCTGCCACCAAGATATGGCCTGGAGGACTGGGTAGCAGTAGTGGCGAACTTGGACATAATGTAATGGACCACCACTATAATATCGGCGCTCAGGGAACGGTTGAAGGTTATGAGGATCAATATGTTTACGGCAGAAGGGCAAACGGTTTTTATATTCCCCGTTTTGTCAATTTATCCGGCGACAAAAGGGATTACCTGCGTGGATTTGGCTATCAGGGTGGTGCAAGTCGTCAAGGCTGGGGCAGAGAAATAGCTGAATTGACTATGGGCGGCAATTTTAAAGACGCCCTGACCGAACCTGGTCAGTGGACCATTGGAGCGACTGCTTTCGGGGAGATCCTTCCTTACCATGAAAATAAGATTTCATTAGATAAAACCAGGAAGGACAAATGGGGTTTACCGATCCTGGCCATGGATGCAGAATTAAAGGAAAATGAGTTGAAAATGAGAAAGGATATGCAGGAAGAGATGAAGCAGATGTTTGATGCAGTGGGTATAAAAAATGTAAGTACCTGGGATGGCGGCCATGCCTTGGGCCATGGTATCCATGAAATGGGCACCGCACGAATGGGAAGAGATCCAAAAACATCTGTATTAAACAAATGGAATCAGATCTGGGATTGCATGAATGTATTTGTAACCGACGGGGCATGTATGACTTCTTCAGGCTGTCAGAATCCTTCATTAACTTATATGGCTTTAACCGCGAGAGCTGCAGACTATGCAGTAAGTGAATTAAAGAAAAATAACCTTTAA